The Chryseobacterium indicum genome includes a window with the following:
- the recF gene encoding DNA replication/repair protein RecF (All proteins in this family for which functions are known are DNA-binding proteins that assist the filamentation of RecA onto DNA for the initiation of recombination or recombinational repair.): protein MIIKKLSLYNFKNHTEKKFEFSPQINCFVGNNGVGKTNILDALHYLSVGKSFLGNTDLNNIKNDEDFFTIDAEIQNDDSEDNIKVLQPKEAKKVIKKNDKSYDRMADHIGYLPSVMISPYDSNLISDSGESRRKFLDSMISQTDSEYLFDLIQYQKTIQQRNALLKYFAKNRVWDKDSLEIYDDPIIKFGTKIFTKRKTFVEKLNPIVQNFYRIISGGKETVSVLYESHLLENSFENLLKESLERDRMLTYTSKGIHKDDLLFEMDAVLIKKIGSQGQQKSFLISLKLAQMSLIKELTKKTPILLLDDIFDKLDDSRVSQLIELVNQENFGQIFITDTHRERTESVVKKINEESIIFEI from the coding sequence ATGATTATCAAGAAGCTTTCCCTGTACAATTTTAAGAACCACACCGAGAAAAAATTCGAATTTTCTCCGCAAATCAACTGTTTTGTAGGGAATAACGGCGTGGGAAAAACCAATATTCTGGATGCGCTTCATTATCTTTCCGTAGGCAAAAGTTTTTTGGGGAATACGGATCTCAACAATATTAAAAATGATGAAGATTTCTTCACGATAGATGCTGAAATCCAGAATGATGACAGTGAGGACAATATCAAAGTACTTCAGCCCAAAGAAGCAAAAAAGGTCATTAAGAAAAACGATAAAAGCTACGACAGAATGGCGGATCACATCGGATATTTACCCAGTGTGATGATTTCTCCGTATGATTCAAATTTAATTTCGGATTCGGGAGAAAGCAGAAGAAAATTTCTGGATTCTATGATCTCACAAACGGATTCTGAGTATCTTTTTGATTTAATTCAGTACCAGAAAACGATTCAGCAGAGAAATGCTTTGCTAAAATATTTCGCCAAAAATAGGGTTTGGGATAAAGATTCACTGGAAATCTATGATGATCCGATTATTAAATTCGGAACAAAAATCTTTACTAAAAGAAAAACATTCGTTGAAAAATTAAATCCGATCGTTCAGAATTTCTACAGGATTATTTCCGGAGGAAAAGAAACGGTTTCTGTACTTTATGAGTCTCATTTGCTTGAAAATTCCTTTGAAAATCTGCTGAAAGAAAGTCTGGAAAGAGACAGAATGCTGACTTATACTTCGAAAGGAATTCATAAAGATGATCTGCTTTTTGAAATGGATGCTGTTTTAATCAAGAAAATCGGTTCTCAGGGACAGCAGAAATCCTTCTTAATCTCTTTGAAATTGGCACAAATGAGCCTGATAAAAGAATTAACAAAGAAAACGCCTATTCTTTTGCTGGATGATATTTTTGATAAACTGGATGACAGCCGTGTTTCTCAATTGATAGAACTGGTGAATCAGGAAAATTTCGGACAGATTTTTATTACGGATACACATCGTGAACGCACGGAAAGTGTGGTGAAGAAGATTAATGAGGAAAGTATCATTTTTGAGATTTAA